The genomic region TAGCGATGCGGCAGCAGCGTGAGGATCTTATGGATATCGAGGTTGATTTTTTCTGTGCTCATGGTCGTTCTGCTCACGCGCGTCTCGTGCGCGATAGTGACTGCGGACGCCGTGCGCCCGCGTGAAAAACTGTCCTTGTGTCGCCCGGTGATTGCGTGCGCGCCGGCTATGCGGCCAGGCGCTCAGGCATCATCGCTCTTTTTGTCGTCCAGCGCGGCTTCGAGCGCCTTGATGCGATCGCGCAGCTTGTCCAGATTGCGCACGAGCGCCGCGCTCTTGTTCCAGTCGGCGTGGCTCACCGCGGGGAACGCGCTCGTGTACATGCCGGGCTTGTTGAGCGATTTCGACACGCCCGACTGCGCGGTGACGATCACGTAATCCGCCAGCGTGACGTGACCCGCGATGCCCACTGCCCCGCCGATCATGCAATGCCGCCCGATGTTCGTGCTGCCCGCGATGCCCGAGCAACCGGCGATGACCGTGTACGCGCCGATGCGGCAGTTGTGTCCGATCTGCACCAGATTGTCGATCTTCACGCTTTCTTCGATGACCGTATCGGCCATTGCGCCGCGATCGATCGTCGTATTCGCGCCGATTTCCACGTCGTCGCCGATATTCACCGCGCCGACCTGCGGAATCTTCACCCAGCTTCCGGTGCGCGCATCGCCTTCACCGACGAAATCCGGCGCGAATCCGAAACCGTCCGCGCCGATCACCGAGCCCGCGTGAACGATCACGCGCGCGCCCAACTTGCAACCATGATAGACGGTGACGTTGGGATACAGATGCACATCATCGCCGAGCGTCACGCCGCGGCCAATCGAAACGCCCGCGTTCAGCTTCACGCGCTCGCCGACGACCGCGCCCGCTTCCACGCTGACGTGCGGCCCGATGACCGCGCTCGCCGCGACTTTCGCGGCCGGATCGATGTACGCGGTCGGATGCACGCCCGGTATCGCTTTCGGCGCCGTCAGATCGATGAACGCCTGCGCGACGCGCGCGAAATAGGCGTAAGGATTCGGCGTGACGATGAAATTACTGTCCGCGCGCGGCGTCGCGAGCTTGTCGAGATCCGCGCGCGAAATGAGGACGGCGCCCGCGCGGGTCGTTTCGACCTGCGGCAGATACTTCTGATTCGCGAGGAACGCGAGCTGCGCGGGCCCGGCCTTGTCGAGCGGCGCAAGGCCTTCGACGCGATGCGCGCCCTGGCCGACCACCTCGCCGCCAAAGCGCTTGACCAGTTCGTCGAGCGTGATCGCCATGCCTGATGCCATGCGTATGAGAACTCCTCGTCAGTTCGGGCTCGCGCCGCCGTTCTGCGTCGTGGCTGCGAGCGCCTTCAGCACCTGATCGGTAATGTCGATGCGCGGGCTCACGTAGACCGCTTCCTGCACGATCAGATCGTAATGCTGCTGCTCGGCAATCTGCTTGATGACCTTGTTCGCGCGATCCAGCACCGCCGCCAGTTCTTCGTTGCGGCGCTGATTGAGGTCTTCGCGGAATTCACGCTGCTTGCGCTGGAAGTCGGTGTCGAGCTGCGCGAGATCGCGTTGACGCGCGGCGCGGTCGGTCGGCGCCATCGACGGGCCGTTCTTGTCGATGTTGTCCGACATCGCCTTGAGCCGCTGCGCCATGTCCTGCAGCGCCTTGTCGCGCTTGGAGAACTCCTGTTCCAGCTTCGTCTGCGCGGCCTTCGCCGCCGACGACTCGCGCAGGATGCGATCGGAATTGACCGCTGCGATGCGCGCTTCCTGAGCGTCCGCTTTCGCGACCGCGCCCAGGCCGAGGACCATCGACAACGCGAGCGCGAGCGCCGCATGTTTCGAAAGCTTACCGGTTCGCAAAGTGTTCCTCACGTTACGTCGAAATAATGAAGTTCGTTCGCGTCACGCGTCCGCTTAGAACGCTGTACCGATCTGGAACTGGAACTTCTGGTACTGGTCGCCCGTATGCTTCTGCAGCGGGAAGCCGAGGCTCAGTTTCAGCGGGCCGATCGGCGAAATCCACGCGAGACCCAGACCGTAGCCGTAGCGCAGCCCGTTCGCGCCCGAAGTCGTGCCGCCCTGGTTCGGATCGCCCCAGACGTTACCGGCATCGAGGAACGTGAACACGCGCAGCGTGCGGTCGTAGCCCGTGCCCGGCAACGGGAACGTCAGTTCGATATTGCCGACCGCCATGCGCGAACCGCCGATCGGGTCGTTCGTCTTCGAGTCGCGCGGACCGAGCGAACTCGGCGAGTAGCCGCGCACCGAACCGATACCGCCCGCGTAGTAGTTCTTGAAGATAGGGTACGTCTGCCCGTCCAGGCCCTTGCCGTAGCCGCCTTGCAGGTTGAAGCCGAGCACGAAGCCGCGCGCGAACGAGTAGTAGTACTGGAACTGCGCGTCGAACTTCGCGTAGGTCG from Caballeronia sp. Lep1P3 harbors:
- a CDS encoding OmpH family outer membrane protein; the protein is MVLGLGAVAKADAQEARIAAVNSDRILRESSAAKAAQTKLEQEFSKRDKALQDMAQRLKAMSDNIDKNGPSMAPTDRAARQRDLAQLDTDFQRKQREFREDLNQRRNEELAAVLDRANKVIKQIAEQQHYDLIVQEAVYVSPRIDITDQVLKALAATTQNGGASPN
- the lpxD gene encoding UDP-3-O-(3-hydroxymyristoyl)glucosamine N-acyltransferase, which gives rise to MAITLDELVKRFGGEVVGQGAHRVEGLAPLDKAGPAQLAFLANQKYLPQVETTRAGAVLISRADLDKLATPRADSNFIVTPNPYAYFARVAQAFIDLTAPKAIPGVHPTAYIDPAAKVAASAVIGPHVSVEAGAVVGERVKLNAGVSIGRGVTLGDDVHLYPNVTVYHGCKLGARVIVHAGSVIGADGFGFAPDFVGEGDARTGSWVKIPQVGAVNIGDDVEIGANTTIDRGAMADTVIEESVKIDNLVQIGHNCRIGAYTVIAGCSGIAGSTNIGRHCMIGGAVGIAGHVTLADYVIVTAQSGVSKSLNKPGMYTSAFPAVSHADWNKSAALVRNLDKLRDRIKALEAALDDKKSDDA